A stretch of Chloroflexota bacterium DNA encodes these proteins:
- a CDS encoding HD domain-containing protein, producing MKAHPALGWRIARPLGKGVGEAVRYHHERWDGGGYPDGLKGEEIPLLARIMALADAFSALASPRPYRPAFTPERARRIIAQESGKQFDPGLVRLFQDLPSLQEGI from the coding sequence GTGAAGGCCCACCCGGCGCTGGGATGGCGCATTGCCCGGCCCCTGGGGAAGGGGGTGGGGGAGGCGGTCCGCTATCACCACGAGCGCTGGGACGGCGGGGGCTACCCCGACGGGTTGAAGGGAGAGGAGATACCCCTTCTTGCCCGGATAATGGCCCTGGCCGATGCCTTTTCCGCCCTCGCCTCCCCCCGGCCCTACCGCCCCGCCTTCACCCCGGAGAGGGCCCGCCGCATTATCGCCCAGGAATCGGGAAAACAGTTTGACCCGGGGCTTGTCCGGCTCTTTCAGGATCTTCCCAGCTTGCAAGAAGGCATCTAG
- a CDS encoding Hint domain-containing protein, giving the protein MTASGGVYSFTLRIGEGQGWRIEGTTTPSGQITVIRREPSFNTYPICLARGTLIDTPSGPVPVEQLRPGMSVWTRDGAMERTPAVVLETGVTPVPGSFRVVRLRLNDGRTLTASPGHPTAEGRTLGDFQVGDMLDRALVVAMEYVPYDWVETYDLLPSGSTGLYWANGVLLRSTLAGN; this is encoded by the coding sequence ATGACCGCTTCGGGAGGCGTATACAGCTTCACCCTCAGGATCGGAGAGGGGCAGGGGTGGCGTATCGAGGGAACCACCACGCCCTCGGGCCAGATAACCGTAATTAGAAGAGAACCCAGCTTTAACACCTATCCCATTTGCCTGGCAAGGGGTACTCTTATAGATACGCCCAGCGGTCCGGTGCCGGTGGAGCAGTTGCGGCCGGGGATGTCTGTGTGGACGCGTGACGGGGCAATGGAGCGGACCCCGGCGGTGGTGCTCGAGACCGGGGTGACCCCGGTGCCCGGGTCCTTCCGCGTAGTGAGGTTGAGGCTGAACGACGGCCGCACACTGACGGCCTCGCCGGGCCACCCCACGGCTGAGGGACGGACCCTGGGCGATTTCCAGGTGGGTGACATGCTGGATAGGGCGCTGGTGGTGGCGATGGAGTATGTGCCTTACGACTGGGTTGAGACCTACGACCTCTTGCCCTCCGGTTCCACCGGTCTCTACTGGGCGAACGGGGTCCTGCTCAGAAGCACCCTGGCAGGCAACTAG
- a CDS encoding ABC transporter ATP-binding protein, whose product MEEPIIKATGVQKVYDTGKVKVHALRGVDLSVQRGEMVAVMGASGCGKTTLLNVLSGLDDLSEGTVVIDGPPIHQMSDARRTRYRAEKMGFVFQAFNLLPVLSAVENVELPLLVAGVKAGEARRRAQEALAMVGLAGQSSQRPAELSGGQQQRVTIARALVNEPAIVWADEPTGNLDSETSYEVMNLLCRLNKEKSQTFIVVTHDLAVGRRADRILRMADGMIVEELFPGGG is encoded by the coding sequence ATGGAAGAGCCTATTATCAAAGCGACTGGCGTTCAAAAGGTCTACGACACCGGCAAAGTGAAGGTGCATGCCCTCCGTGGTGTGGACCTGAGCGTCCAGCGGGGCGAGATGGTGGCAGTAATGGGGGCTTCGGGGTGTGGCAAGACAACGCTACTCAATGTGTTGTCAGGGCTAGATGACCTCAGCGAAGGCACGGTGGTCATTGATGGCCCTCCCATTCACCAGATGTCTGATGCCAGGCGCACCCGCTATCGGGCCGAGAAGATGGGCTTTGTGTTCCAGGCCTTCAACCTGTTGCCGGTCCTCAGCGCGGTTGAAAACGTGGAACTCCCTCTGCTTGTGGCTGGGGTGAAGGCGGGAGAGGCCCGGCGGCGTGCCCAGGAGGCCCTGGCAATGGTGGGCCTGGCCGGGCAGTCCAGCCAGCGCCCTGCGGAGCTGTCAGGAGGCCAGCAGCAGCGGGTGACCATTGCGCGTGCCCTGGTGAATGAGCCGGCCATCGTATGGGCCGACGAGCCCACGGGGAACCTGGACAGCGAGACCTCTTATGAGGTGATGAACCTGCTGTGCCGGCTCAACAAGGAGAAGTCCCAGACCTTCATTGTTGTCACCCATGACCTGGCCGTCGGCCGCAGGGCGGACCGGATCCTCCGGATGGCCGATGGGATGATAGTGGAGGAGCTTTTCCCAGGTGGCGGGTAG
- a CDS encoding FtsX-like permease family protein: MEKLFGIPIGQLTVILLAIFGVGVAVTGLVAMRNRVVFKMAVRNIPRRRAQTALIVLGLMLATLLFSASFATGDTLTHSIRSQAVSRLGEVDVVVRAEAADASGRPVYFEEAYFQQVRERLAGVANVEGVAPLLQERAPVVAPGSRLSEAQVDILGVAGEWMTSFDRLVNTTGEPLSLDALSGSQAYMSSELSRKLDVGQGDTVQVFLGRQPTSLEVAAVYEKGANPAGELSMVMPLAGLQELTGNAGRVNSVLVTNRGGSIGGAEHTDAVISGLEPALDGTGLEAVPVKRDALEQADELGSIFSSIFLLFGQFSIAAGILLIFLIFVMLAAERKRELGIARAVGMQRGHVIRMFAFEGAVYALMAAAVGSLLGVVVGWGMVRIMTVAFGQVDLELTYAFSWRSVVMAYTLGMAFTFAVVLVSSWRISRLNIVRAIRDIPEPRTSRKTIRGLVLTALLPIIGLLLTFSGLQSEQAFAWMLGTSFVIIGLPLLARRFGLPDRAAFTVAGLGLVVWWLLPSSVFEGILPQMQMGIEMFFLSGIMIVLGAVWAVIYNSDVLLTAVVLLFGRIRSLPPILKTAVSYPMHSRFRTGVTLAMFSLVVFTLVVMSFILHATAAVFEDTEGLSGGFQIRATTSYANPIQDIQGDLGRTDGVSANDIQTIGSFTGAMVEVKQEGTGQEPEDLLIQGVDAGYTDNVTYGFAMTAQGYDSPRKVWQALQDEPGTAVIPSYLVPSRTSYNVGGAAPPLRLEGFWLEDKVLPDVYIKALDIRTGTEQRLRVIGVLEQTAIYAPGVLTSQQTVNTLLGQSVPPQAYMFRLTEGADAGAVAKALEATFLEHGVQAEVMAEEIRKNASTNLMINNLLQGFMGLGLVVGIAALGVIAARSVVERRQQIGILRALGFQKGMVQLSFLLESSFVALLGILLGVALGIGVSAQVIDGMAESFAGLRYEVPWFNIITVVIVAYGASLLTTYLPARQASRVYPAEALRFE; the protein is encoded by the coding sequence GTGGAGAAGCTGTTTGGCATACCTATAGGCCAGCTCACGGTCATCCTCTTGGCTATCTTCGGGGTGGGCGTTGCAGTGACCGGCCTGGTCGCCATGCGCAACCGGGTCGTCTTCAAAATGGCGGTGCGCAATATCCCACGGCGCCGGGCGCAAACGGCCCTCATCGTGCTGGGCCTGATGCTGGCCACCCTTCTCTTTTCCGCCTCCTTCGCCACCGGCGATACCCTGACCCACTCCATCCGATCTCAGGCTGTGAGCCGTCTGGGAGAAGTGGACGTGGTAGTGAGAGCAGAGGCGGCGGATGCGTCCGGCCGCCCTGTATACTTCGAGGAGGCCTACTTTCAGCAGGTGCGGGAGCGCCTTGCCGGTGTGGCGAATGTGGAGGGTGTAGCACCTTTGCTCCAGGAGCGTGCACCCGTGGTGGCGCCGGGCAGCCGGCTGAGCGAGGCCCAGGTCGACATCCTGGGCGTGGCCGGGGAGTGGATGACGAGCTTTGACCGCCTCGTGAATACTACGGGAGAGCCTCTTTCCTTGGATGCCCTGAGCGGCAGTCAGGCATACATGAGCAGCGAGCTTTCCCGGAAGCTAGACGTTGGCCAGGGGGACACAGTTCAGGTGTTCCTGGGACGACAGCCGACCAGTCTGGAGGTGGCCGCAGTCTACGAGAAGGGAGCCAATCCGGCTGGGGAGCTTTCCATGGTGATGCCCCTTGCAGGGCTCCAAGAACTGACGGGGAACGCAGGCAGGGTGAACTCCGTTCTTGTCACGAACCGGGGAGGCTCCATCGGGGGTGCTGAGCACACCGACGCGGTCATATCCGGCCTTGAGCCTGCGCTGGACGGGACAGGGCTTGAGGCCGTACCGGTGAAGAGAGACGCCCTGGAGCAGGCCGACGAGCTGGGGAGCATATTCTCCAGCATCTTCCTGTTGTTCGGGCAGTTCTCCATTGCGGCGGGCATCTTGCTCATCTTCCTCATCTTCGTAATGCTGGCCGCGGAGCGGAAGCGGGAGCTTGGCATTGCGCGGGCCGTGGGGATGCAGCGCGGCCACGTCATACGCATGTTTGCCTTTGAGGGAGCCGTCTACGCGCTCATGGCTGCCGCTGTGGGCAGTCTCCTCGGCGTGGTGGTCGGGTGGGGGATGGTTCGTATCATGACCGTCGCCTTTGGCCAGGTGGACTTGGAGCTGACCTACGCCTTCAGTTGGCGCAGCGTGGTCATGGCCTATACCCTTGGGATGGCCTTCACCTTTGCCGTGGTCTTGGTCTCCTCCTGGCGAATCAGCCGACTGAACATCGTGAGGGCCATCCGGGACATCCCCGAACCTCGTACAAGTCGCAAGACTATCAGGGGACTGGTTCTGACTGCCTTGCTTCCTATCATAGGACTTCTCTTGACATTCTCTGGCCTCCAGAGCGAGCAGGCGTTTGCCTGGATGCTCGGGACATCCTTCGTCATTATTGGTTTGCCCCTGCTGGCCCGGCGCTTCGGGTTGCCGGACAGGGCCGCTTTCACCGTGGCAGGGTTGGGCCTGGTGGTCTGGTGGCTTCTTCCATCAAGTGTTTTCGAGGGAATCCTGCCGCAGATGCAAATGGGCATTGAGATGTTCTTCCTCAGCGGAATCATGATTGTGCTGGGAGCGGTGTGGGCCGTCATCTACAACTCGGACGTACTGCTGACAGCCGTGGTGCTCCTCTTCGGACGCATCAGGAGCCTGCCGCCGATACTGAAGACTGCAGTCTCCTACCCTATGCATAGCCGGTTCCGGACGGGAGTGACCCTGGCAATGTTCTCTCTGGTGGTGTTCACCCTGGTTGTGATGTCTTTCATACTCCACGCAACGGCAGCTGTGTTTGAAGACACGGAGGGGCTGTCAGGCGGGTTCCAGATACGGGCCACCACCAGCTACGCCAACCCCATCCAAGACATCCAGGGCGACCTTGGCAGGACCGACGGTGTGAGCGCGAATGACATCCAGACCATTGGCAGCTTCACCGGCGCCATGGTAGAGGTGAAGCAGGAGGGGACTGGCCAGGAGCCCGAGGATCTTCTCATCCAGGGAGTTGACGCAGGCTACACAGACAACGTTACCTACGGGTTTGCGATGACCGCTCAGGGGTATGACTCGCCGCGAAAGGTGTGGCAGGCTCTCCAGGACGAGCCTGGGACGGCCGTCATCCCTTCCTATCTGGTGCCGTCCAGAACCAGCTACAACGTGGGGGGGGCCGCACCGCCCCTCCGCCTGGAGGGTTTCTGGCTGGAGGACAAAGTGCTCCCTGACGTCTACATTAAGGCGCTCGACATCCGTACAGGCACGGAGCAGAGGCTACGAGTCATCGGGGTGCTGGAACAGACCGCCATCTATGCACCGGGAGTGCTCACATCCCAGCAGACGGTGAACACCTTGCTCGGCCAGAGCGTGCCGCCCCAGGCCTACATGTTCCGGCTCACGGAGGGCGCGGACGCTGGGGCCGTCGCGAAGGCGCTGGAGGCCACATTCCTGGAGCACGGTGTGCAGGCGGAGGTGATGGCAGAGGAGATACGGAAGAATGCCAGCACAAACCTGATGATTAACAACCTGCTCCAGGGCTTCATGGGTCTGGGCCTGGTGGTGGGCATTGCCGCCCTGGGGGTCATCGCTGCTCGCTCCGTGGTGGAGCGGCGGCAGCAGATCGGCATACTACGAGCACTGGGTTTCCAGAAGGGAATGGTACAGCTTTCTTTCCTGCTGGAATCCTCCTTCGTAGCGCTGCTTGGCATCCTTCTAGGCGTTGCTCTGGGCATTGGCGTGTCGGCTCAGGTCATCGACGGGATGGCAGAGAGCTTCGCCGGTCTCAGATATGAGGTCCCGTGGTTCAACATCATCACAGTGGTCATTGTCGCCTATGGCGCTTCACTTCTGACAACCTATCTGCCGGCTCGGCAGGCATCCCGGGTATATCCTGCTGAGGCGCTGAGGTTTGAATAG
- a CDS encoding endonuclease MutS2 produces MDDKSLEILEFDRVREILAGFTSFPASRELTMAIHPLSDCEGISLLLRQSAEARQLLSLKPDFYLGEVGDIRQAVTMAARGKVLQPQTILEIRKALAAVRQVRSDLEELSKKVPLLWGIASGIVPLPHLEKAIARCLQPSGEVLDSASRKLATVRQRLVQVRKQVLGRLEAIMKTPQGIKIVQVPMVTEREGRYVIPIKMEFRKALKGIVHDVSNTGATAFVEPWGIMELGNELRELVTEERDEIERILADLSAEVGDNEAQILRNVALVAELDVSLAKARYARKSQATEPKLTVFEEGGKGCVLKLVEARHPLLPEKAVPLTIEIGRDFSCLVITGPNTGGKTVALKTIGLLSLMAQSGIPIPASGESSLPVFDGVFADIGDEQSIEQTLSTFGWHMGNVVRIVTSATEKSLVLLDELGTSTDPAEGGALARSILLHFLARRTMTVATTHYGELKVFAHVTPGTQNASFDFDPATLKPTFHLTVGVPGGSNALATASRLGLPPEIVSVAREMLPKGTQELEALLADLASEKRGVEALRHDLETEKADVERRKIELANELQQSRAEERQVIEEVRDRVLREAAELQKEIRQAESELRKEKAREGIERARKALAAMREQMKSQVWQPRADKATDEHVADKDAITVGDSVLLKETGLQATVLSVSDKTQQVEVQAGQTRLKLSLGSLEKVGPSSAGATPVFTPATKVSRRQPVSLELDLRGKRADEVELLLDNYLNNAFLANLSKVRIVHGVGTGAVRKTARDCLASHPLVESSRPAERREGGEGATNVILKASGTQ; encoded by the coding sequence ATGGATGACAAGAGTCTGGAGATTCTCGAGTTCGACCGCGTAAGGGAGATACTCGCTGGCTTCACTTCATTCCCGGCCAGCCGCGAACTTACCATGGCTATTCACCCGCTTTCTGATTGTGAGGGGATTTCCTTGCTGCTCAGGCAGTCGGCGGAAGCACGTCAGCTTCTTTCACTGAAGCCGGACTTTTATCTCGGTGAGGTGGGCGACATTCGCCAGGCGGTGACAATGGCGGCTCGGGGCAAGGTTCTCCAACCACAGACCATCCTAGAAATTCGAAAAGCCCTGGCTGCTGTCCGTCAGGTTCGCAGCGACCTGGAAGAATTATCAAAGAAAGTGCCCCTGCTCTGGGGCATCGCCAGTGGCATCGTTCCGCTGCCTCATCTCGAGAAGGCTATCGCCAGGTGCCTGCAGCCAAGTGGCGAAGTGCTTGATAGCGCCTCTCGCAAGCTGGCCACCGTCAGGCAGCGATTGGTGCAAGTGCGCAAGCAGGTCTTGGGACGTCTCGAAGCCATCATGAAGACGCCTCAGGGAATCAAGATAGTCCAGGTACCTATGGTCACGGAGCGAGAGGGAAGATATGTCATTCCCATCAAAATGGAGTTTCGAAAGGCACTGAAGGGCATCGTTCATGATGTTTCCAACACAGGAGCTACAGCATTCGTTGAACCATGGGGGATTATGGAGCTGGGTAATGAGCTTAGAGAGCTCGTTACGGAAGAAAGGGATGAGATAGAGAGGATTCTTGCTGACCTGAGCGCTGAGGTTGGTGACAACGAAGCGCAAATTCTTCGGAATGTGGCCCTTGTTGCTGAGCTTGACGTGTCTCTGGCCAAAGCAAGGTATGCCAGGAAGTCGCAGGCCACAGAGCCCAAGCTGACCGTCTTTGAGGAAGGCGGAAAGGGTTGCGTGCTCAAGCTTGTTGAGGCCAGACACCCATTGCTCCCAGAGAAAGCGGTGCCACTTACTATAGAGATTGGACGGGACTTCTCCTGCCTTGTAATCACCGGCCCCAATACGGGTGGTAAGACGGTGGCGCTGAAGACAATCGGCCTGCTCAGCCTCATGGCGCAGTCCGGCATACCGATACCGGCGTCGGGCGAAAGTAGCCTTCCGGTCTTTGATGGTGTATTCGCCGACATAGGCGACGAGCAAAGCATCGAGCAGACACTTTCCACCTTCGGCTGGCACATGGGCAATGTCGTAAGAATCGTCACGAGTGCTACGGAAAAGAGCCTTGTACTTCTTGACGAATTGGGTACCAGCACTGACCCGGCTGAAGGGGGTGCCCTGGCCCGCTCGATTTTGCTCCATTTTCTGGCGCGGAGAACGATGACCGTGGCTACCACGCACTACGGGGAGTTGAAGGTGTTTGCGCATGTGACTCCGGGGACGCAAAATGCTTCCTTTGACTTTGACCCAGCTACGCTGAAGCCCACATTTCATCTGACAGTGGGTGTTCCGGGCGGCAGCAATGCGCTGGCCACCGCTTCACGCCTGGGTCTACCCCCCGAAATCGTAAGCGTCGCCAGAGAGATGCTGCCCAAGGGTACCCAGGAGTTGGAGGCCCTGCTAGCTGATTTGGCCAGTGAAAAGCGAGGAGTTGAAGCCCTGCGTCATGACTTGGAGACGGAGAAAGCAGATGTAGAACGGCGGAAGATTGAACTGGCGAATGAACTTCAACAGTCTAGAGCTGAGGAACGGCAAGTCATTGAAGAGGTCCGCGACAGGGTACTCCGCGAGGCTGCTGAGCTGCAAAAGGAAATACGTCAGGCTGAATCAGAGCTACGCAAAGAGAAGGCCAGAGAAGGAATCGAGCGGGCCAGAAAGGCGCTGGCCGCCATGCGCGAGCAGATGAAAAGCCAGGTTTGGCAGCCCCGGGCGGACAAGGCGACGGATGAACATGTGGCAGACAAGGACGCCATCACCGTAGGCGATAGCGTCTTGCTTAAAGAAACCGGCTTGCAGGCAACTGTACTATCAGTATCGGACAAGACGCAGCAGGTCGAGGTGCAGGCCGGGCAGACGAGGCTCAAGCTAAGTCTTGGTAGCCTGGAGAAGGTCGGCCCTTCTTCTGCGGGGGCAACGCCGGTATTCACCCCGGCAACAAAGGTGTCGAGAAGACAGCCGGTTTCACTCGAACTGGACCTTCGGGGCAAGCGTGCGGATGAAGTAGAGCTGCTGCTCGATAACTATCTCAACAACGCCTTCCTGGCCAATTTGAGCAAGGTACGTATTGTTCATGGTGTCGGCACCGGCGCAGTACGTAAGACTGCCAGAGATTGTTTGGCTTCTCACCCCTTGGTCGAGTCCTCCCGCCCTGCCGAGCGGAGAGAAGGTGGTGAGGGAGCAACCAACGTTATCCTCAAGGCGTCAGGTACCCAATGA
- a CDS encoding glycosyltransferase family 39 protein: protein MSRESRPVLALLAIILLGNLLRIFDLGSESLWLDEATSVVWSQASLVSVAESSGTLHNQPPLYFALLHFWMLLFGTGEIAARSLSAIFGIISVFLIYQVGCRLFNRRVGLISSFLSAISYYYIYYSQEARAYSLLLLLTLLSFFFFITILKAENTRKWHFPCYFLCNLFLAYTHVYALFVIASQVFYFLLFWGKYRRLRSRFLGVQIATAAFFSPWIPTFLGRVSAISKGFWISEPSSASLADTIATYIGSGWGRLLLVLVFSCLCLMGLFAIERLSGKWALSRPIQSLKGLSWNISLGPAEEILLLLVWFAFPIVIPFFISQVSTPIYFTKYTIGASPALYLLAARGMSAFNKKAVYALLMLVAALSLPGLRDYYAHDVKEQWREVAAFIENDSQADDVIVICASYCQIPFDYYYRGDLERFGIDPDVTDNEKIAGLVDKAVAGKRRMWLVLSHQGEASVKDYLIETYGRSSLLLENRFVEISVCLFDLRVEGTARP, encoded by the coding sequence ATGTCACGGGAGTCTAGGCCAGTTCTGGCTCTACTCGCGATAATACTCTTGGGAAATCTCCTCAGGATTTTCGACTTGGGTAGCGAAAGCCTGTGGCTGGATGAAGCCACCAGTGTAGTCTGGTCTCAGGCCAGCCTGGTATCGGTGGCGGAATCATCCGGGACACTCCACAATCAACCGCCCTTGTATTTCGCCCTTCTTCATTTTTGGATGCTTCTTTTTGGAACGGGTGAAATAGCAGCGAGGTCTCTATCGGCAATCTTCGGCATCATTTCCGTATTCCTCATATATCAAGTAGGGTGTCGGCTCTTCAACAGGAGAGTGGGCCTCATAAGCAGTTTCCTATCCGCCATATCCTACTACTACATCTATTACTCTCAAGAAGCCAGGGCTTACAGTCTGCTCCTGCTGCTTACACTGCTATCATTCTTCTTTTTCATAACAATACTGAAAGCGGAGAACACAAGAAAATGGCATTTCCCTTGCTACTTCCTGTGCAACCTCTTTTTGGCTTACACCCATGTCTACGCCCTCTTCGTGATAGCTTCGCAAGTGTTTTATTTCCTCCTGTTCTGGGGCAAGTACAGGCGCTTGAGGTCGCGGTTCCTGGGGGTGCAGATAGCTACAGCCGCGTTCTTTTCGCCCTGGATACCTACTTTTCTTGGGCGAGTTTCGGCGATATCAAAGGGCTTTTGGATATCAGAACCTTCCTCAGCGAGTCTGGCTGACACCATCGCAACGTACATTGGGTCTGGCTGGGGGCGGCTTCTTCTTGTACTGGTTTTCTCTTGCCTGTGCCTGATGGGGCTCTTTGCTATTGAGAGGCTCAGTGGCAAATGGGCTTTGAGCAGACCCATACAGAGTCTCAAGGGGCTGAGTTGGAACATCTCGCTTGGACCTGCTGAAGAAATCCTGCTGCTGCTCGTATGGTTTGCCTTCCCCATCGTGATACCTTTCTTTATATCCCAGGTTTCCACCCCCATCTATTTCACGAAATATACAATTGGCGCGTCGCCTGCCTTGTACCTGTTGGCGGCACGAGGTATGAGCGCCTTCAACAAGAAAGCCGTGTATGCCTTGCTTATGCTTGTTGCCGCACTGTCCCTGCCTGGATTGAGGGACTACTATGCGCATGACGTGAAGGAACAATGGAGAGAGGTAGCAGCCTTTATTGAGAATGACTCTCAAGCAGATGATGTTATAGTCATCTGCGCCTCCTATTGTCAGATTCCCTTCGACTACTACTATAGGGGGGACTTGGAACGGTTTGGCATAGACCCGGACGTGACGGACAACGAAAAGATAGCTGGCCTCGTAGACAAGGCCGTCGCTGGGAAACGAAGAATGTGGCTGGTCTTGTCTCACCAGGGAGAAGCTTCAGTCAAGGACTATCTGATAGAGACGTACGGAAGGAGTTCTTTGCTACTGGAAAACAGATTTGTTGAAATCTCGGTTTGTCTTTTCGACTTGCGCGTCGAGGGGACGGCCAGGCCGTAG
- a CDS encoding DUF2207 domain-containing protein, whose protein sequence is MPIAILVMAPLLLSISYHVVQADQTEYSYDAIIVDIDILPNSEMEITETQRLNYASGTYHYAYRWIPLDRVESIDDVQVWEEGHQYPANPAVREWIEERRETGGAPGGDARAFSTWVESNRLHVGWWFPETVNMIRTFYVKYTVRGGLRFDERGDQLYWKAVFGDRDVPVGQATVEVHFPGPLPREQVQLISYGAPARSRFVDASNVEFAAANLAPKEELEIRILFPHGIVSGTPPAWQAGVERLEAYDLDVKPWVNLGLLVLALAVIPFVGFLWLRRRLATSGAKPDLATTPHILLSPPSELPPALVALLVSRHTSPAALPATIFDLARRGTIEIEEMKEKHRFGTREDLIIRKLKDDERFSFERLVSQAVSSPEGERLSSRRSSLSSLPKDFNRSAEEEAVRQGFFAEEPSRSMKRLYVPGIVLVSGAVVIGLAVSLLAYRFAEFIFAPFLALSVLGLVAICLAPRLPQMTEHGAREAAPWTAFRKYLQNVAKDRKLAATTIAVWDSYLPYAVLFGLGHRWVKQFSELDASAPTWFYAWSPSGQQISAASGHPSLGSIADAFSSMTSTIHSTFTGGGSGAGGGGGGGGGGGGGGGGGGSG, encoded by the coding sequence TTGCCTATAGCCATTCTGGTTATGGCTCCTCTGCTGCTGTCCATATCGTATCATGTGGTGCAGGCTGACCAGACAGAGTATTCCTACGATGCCATCATCGTTGACATCGATATTCTACCCAATTCAGAAATGGAGATTACGGAGACACAGCGCTTGAACTACGCGTCAGGTACCTACCATTACGCCTACCGCTGGATACCGCTGGATAGGGTCGAGAGCATAGACGATGTTCAAGTCTGGGAAGAGGGGCATCAGTATCCGGCCAACCCGGCAGTGAGGGAATGGATAGAGGAGCGAAGAGAGACCGGCGGTGCCCCGGGTGGCGACGCCCGTGCTTTCTCTACCTGGGTTGAGAGCAATAGACTTCATGTTGGCTGGTGGTTCCCTGAAACCGTGAACATGATTCGGACCTTCTACGTCAAGTATACGGTACGCGGTGGGCTTCGCTTTGATGAAAGGGGTGACCAGCTTTACTGGAAAGCCGTCTTTGGGGACCGGGATGTGCCGGTTGGCCAGGCCACGGTAGAGGTTCACTTCCCCGGACCATTGCCTCGTGAGCAGGTCCAACTCATCAGCTACGGAGCCCCCGCACGAAGTCGTTTTGTTGATGCAAGTAATGTCGAGTTTGCAGCGGCAAACCTGGCCCCGAAAGAGGAACTGGAAATAAGAATCCTCTTCCCTCACGGGATAGTTAGCGGCACACCGCCTGCGTGGCAGGCCGGTGTGGAACGGCTCGAAGCTTATGACCTCGATGTCAAGCCGTGGGTGAATCTCGGCTTACTCGTGCTCGCCCTGGCAGTAATCCCCTTTGTCGGATTTCTCTGGCTGCGGCGGAGACTAGCTACATCCGGTGCCAAGCCTGACCTCGCTACTACCCCTCATATTTTGCTTTCTCCTCCCAGCGAACTGCCACCCGCCCTTGTCGCCCTGCTTGTGTCCCGGCACACTAGCCCTGCGGCATTGCCGGCGACCATTTTTGACCTGGCCAGAAGGGGCACCATCGAGATTGAAGAGATGAAAGAGAAACACCGTTTCGGCACCAGGGAAGACCTTATCATCAGAAAGCTGAAGGACGATGAGAGGTTTTCTTTTGAGCGTCTTGTCTCCCAGGCCGTCAGCAGCCCTGAAGGAGAACGGCTATCCAGCAGAAGAAGCTCCCTATCTTCCCTGCCCAAGGACTTCAACAGGAGCGCCGAAGAGGAAGCCGTCAGACAGGGATTCTTCGCCGAAGAGCCTTCCAGGTCAATGAAGCGCCTGTATGTCCCCGGAATAGTGCTGGTCTCTGGCGCTGTGGTGATAGGGCTGGCGGTGAGCCTGCTCGCATACCGGTTCGCTGAGTTCATCTTTGCGCCCTTTCTTGCGCTGTCTGTCCTGGGTCTTGTGGCTATATGTCTGGCTCCAAGATTGCCCCAGATGACCGAGCATGGAGCCAGGGAAGCCGCCCCCTGGACAGCTTTCCGCAAATACCTCCAGAATGTGGCCAAAGACCGAAAACTGGCGGCAACAACCATCGCTGTCTGGGATAGCTATCTCCCGTATGCGGTATTGTTTGGACTGGGTCATCGGTGGGTGAAGCAATTCAGCGAACTCGATGCTTCAGCCCCCACCTGGTTCTATGCGTGGTCACCCTCCGGGCAGCAGATTTCAGCGGCATCCGGTCATCCCTCCCTTGGTTCTATAGCTGACGCGTTCAGCAGCATGACCAGCACCATCCATAGCACTTTCACCGGCGGCGGTTCAGGTGCGGGTGGAGGCGGCGGCGGTGGTGGAGGCGGGGGAGGTGGGGGCGGGGGGGGCGGTTCAGGCTAG